Within Gemmatimonadota bacterium, the genomic segment TGTCACAGCTATCAGATTGTGCAGTGCGTGTCCCAAAATTGCAGGCCACAAAGACTCCGTTTGAATAACCCAATAGGCAAAGACAAGTCCCAATATAAAAATCACTGGAAATTGCCACGGATTTAGATGCATTAGACCAAACAGAACTGCCGACCAAACAATCGCCCGATTTTGAGTATAATGTGCCAATAAACCTTTCAAGATAATACCTCTATGAACGATCTCTTCACCAACAGGCGCTATTACAACTGCGCTAAATAAGGCTGATAGATAAGATCTTTTTTCCTCGACCATTATCTGAAAGATGTCCTGAAACATTTCGGGCATTGGCAGCAAAGTTATCACCGCATTGTCCAATTCAGAAAGAACAACCCCCAGTCCAAAGATAGACAACCCAACGGAAAGCCACATGCGCCAATCATAGTCTATACTTCTAATCGCAAGAGGCAACATATCTGTCCATGTTCGACCCGTCCGGTGCGAAACATAGCACAGAATCAGAATAAAACTTACCAATGACACAAGGTTCGTCAGGTAAGTATTCTCATCCAGAGGCTCGTCAATAATGGCACCTATAATACTAACCAATATGGCCAAGCCAACTACAATGAGGATCAATAATACCAGCAGCCAAACGGACTGCTTCAGATTTGGATATGCCATCTCAAGCTTCCGATATGAACTTTAGATTATCTATGGTGTTCTTCAGGGGATACGGCGATAGCGTCTGGTAGAATAGAGAAACCAGGTTCTGATTCGTGATTTCGACTTTGTTCGTTTTGTCCGCCCTTTCATCATCACTCCCATTCCACTGTCCCTGGCGGTTTGTGTGTAATGTCGTACCCCACGGCAGCGACACCGGGCAGATCCAGTATCTCGTCCGCTATATCACGTACCAGATTGTGGGGCAATTCGGCAAATCGCGCAGTCATAAAATCCGGAGTCGTAATCGGGCGCAAAATCACAATCTCATCTTGTCCATCTGTCGTCAACGGCACCAGAACAGTCGGCATCTGAGACACAGCAGGCATAAGACCCGCGCGGTCGAGTATTCGCATGGCAATAGCATCTGCCTCCCGCAAAACATCGAGCCTCTGATAGGTCAAAAAAGCGCGCTTGAGACGCACCCTGGGCAACACATCTGGCGCGACAAGACAAACCACGCGATTAATACCCGGCACGCTATTGGTAATTCGCGTTGACAGATCTTCGAGCACGCGCCAATCGCCATTACTTTCGGCTGTGAAACCCGAAACAATCGCGGGATGCGAATACGTGCGAAAATCACCCTGAACTCCCACACTCTTAACGGGCAAAACCTGCAATTGCAAACCCGCCTCAGAAGCGATCTCAGCAGCGGCTCGCTCTGCTGTTGCAATATCAACCCCATCCACCGCACCATCTGAGCACAAACAGCGCACAGCCAGACCGGGACCGGGAAACGGATGTCGCCACACCAGATGATCGGGCAACCCCAACTCGCTCCCCAACTCGCGCACCTCATCCTTGTACAACTGTGCCAAAGGCTCGACAACCTTGCCCTGTGCAATCAACTCATCAATCAAATCAATGCGATTGTGGTGCGTCTTAATCAACGCTGCGTGCTCTGTCCCTCCCGATTCTATGGTATCCGGATAAAGCGTACCCTGCCCCAAAACCCATTGATCTGCATCCAAATGCAAGTGCGCCATCACCTCGTCCTTCACCTCTAAAAATATTTGTCCAATCGCCTCGCGCTTTGCTTCTGGATCGACCATACCCTCCACACCCAACAAAAAATCGTCACTGGCATCCTCGACAATCAGATTGTCAAACCCCTCTTCCTTCAGAAAAACCTCCACCGCAGCCGTCTCGCCCTTTCGCATAAAACCATTGTCAATATGCAACCCCAACACCCTGTCTGCGCCCAACGCCCTGTTAAACAGCACAAAAGCCACCGAAGAATCGACCCCTCCCGACACCAGCAAAAACACATTGCGATCCCCCACCTTCTCCCGCATCTCCTCCATAACCACCTCGGCATAATTGCCCATAGTCCAGGTTCGAGGCGCATCGCATATCGTCAAAAAATTATCGAGAATATTCAATCCACGCGGCGTATGTGCCACCTCAGGATGAAATTGCAAACCGTAGATTCGGCGTTTGGCATCGCCAACCGCTGCCGAAGGACAATCCTCGGTCGCCCCCAAAATTTCAAAACCCTCTGGCAGCGTTGCGACCACATCACCGTGGCTCATCCAAACCACCTGAGAATCCCCAAGCCCAGCAAACAAATCCGATCCA encodes:
- a CDS encoding CPBP family intramembrane metalloprotease; translated protein: MAYPNLKQSVWLLVLLILIVVGLAILVSIIGAIIDEPLDENTYLTNLVSLVSFILILCYVSHRTGRTWTDMLPLAIRSIDYDWRMWLSVGLSIFGLGVVLSELDNAVITLLPMPEMFQDIFQIMVEEKRSYLSALFSAVVIAPVGEEIVHRGIILKGLLAHYTQNRAIVWSAVLFGLMHLNPWQFPVIFILGLVFAYWVIQTESLWPAILGHALHNLIAVTFLHFDVPGFPVPEDLNVVVHNPWWLNVCGPILAILGLWWFYQVAKQKKTDQLEARVGLEDTQGCDK
- the guaA gene encoding glutamine-hydrolyzing GMP synthase, with product MRDGIAVIDFGGQYAHLIANRIRRLRVYSEIFPPDVDPAALQGASGMIFSGGPSSVYDPDPPAFNPGLLGTNLPVLGLCYGHQLLCMHLGGEVVAGEVREYGSARLNIAGGSDLFAGLGDSQVVWMSHGDVVATLPEGFEILGATEDCPSAAVGDAKRRIYGLQFHPEVAHTPRGLNILDNFLTICDAPRTWTMGNYAEVVMEEMREKVGDRNVFLLVSGGVDSSVAFVLFNRALGADRVLGLHIDNGFMRKGETAAVEVFLKEEGFDNLIVEDASDDFLLGVEGMVDPEAKREAIGQIFLEVKDEVMAHLHLDADQWVLGQGTLYPDTIESGGTEHAALIKTHHNRIDLIDELIAQGKVVEPLAQLYKDEVRELGSELGLPDHLVWRHPFPGPGLAVRCLCSDGAVDGVDIATAERAAAEIASEAGLQLQVLPVKSVGVQGDFRTYSHPAIVSGFTAESNGDWRVLEDLSTRITNSVPGINRVVCLVAPDVLPRVRLKRAFLTYQRLDVLREADAIAMRILDRAGLMPAVSQMPTVLVPLTTDGQDEIVILRPITTPDFMTARFAELPHNLVRDIADEILDLPGVAAVGYDITHKPPGTVEWE